A genomic stretch from Anaerolinea thermophila UNI-1 includes:
- a CDS encoding site-2 protease family protein has translation MFNVDPISLISRAITLIVALTLHEYAHARTAQAFGDPTPEMYGRVTLNPLAHLDPLGSLMMIFVGFGWAKPVPINPYVLSRRSTAAPMLVALAGPFSNFLLALAAAIPFRAGLIPVNEAISGSSFLPQFLLNFIVINLLLMFFNLIPLAPLDGDKIIEFFLPPSWAQALERIRPMGPMLLMVILFVLPWVGIDVFGTLLYPPIGNLLRALVY, from the coding sequence ATGTTTAATGTAGACCCTATTTCCTTAATCTCCCGTGCCATTACGCTGATTGTGGCGCTCACCCTGCACGAGTACGCCCATGCCCGCACGGCGCAAGCCTTTGGCGACCCCACCCCCGAGATGTACGGGCGGGTGACGCTCAACCCGCTGGCGCATCTTGACCCGCTGGGATCGTTAATGATGATTTTCGTCGGTTTTGGCTGGGCAAAACCCGTGCCCATCAACCCTTACGTACTCAGCCGGCGCTCCACGGCGGCGCCCATGCTGGTGGCGCTGGCGGGACCCTTTTCCAACTTCCTGCTGGCGCTGGCGGCGGCAATTCCTTTCCGCGCGGGCTTGATTCCCGTGAATGAAGCCATAAGCGGGAGCAGTTTTCTGCCGCAGTTCCTCTTGAACTTTATTGTCATCAACCTGCTGTTGATGTTCTTCAACCTCATCCCGCTGGCGCCGCTGGACGGCGATAAAATCATCGAATTCTTCCTGCCGCCCTCGTGGGCGCAGGCGCTGGAGCGCATCCGCCCGATGGGTCCCATGCTTCTCATGGTGATTCTGTTCGTCCTGCCCTGGGTGGGCATTGACGTTTTTGGCACCCTGCTCTACCCGCCCATCGGCAACCTGTTGCGGGCGCTGGTGTATTGA
- the prxU gene encoding thioredoxin-dependent peroxiredoxin (Most members of this family contain a selenocysteine.) produces MSEPEGCVKPSRGPLVEMSEQTETVVVPKEVPMIRAQVGKPAPDFELSALVGNGFKNIRLSDYKGKWIVLCFYPGDFTFVUPTELSAVAVKYPELQALGVEVLAISTDSRFSHKIWQEEELSKMVEGGVPFPLLSDAGGRVGSIYGVYDENAGVDIRGRFIIDPDFVIRAMEVLTPEVGRNVAELIRQVKAFQHVVATGEVTPSGWQPGKPTLKPGPELAGKVWKVWKPDMAF; encoded by the coding sequence ATGTCCGAGCCGGAAGGTTGTGTCAAGCCGTCCAGAGGTCCGCTTGTGGAGATGAGCGAACAAACCGAGACGGTAGTAGTTCCAAAGGAGGTACCCATGATTCGCGCACAGGTGGGCAAGCCCGCACCCGATTTCGAGTTGAGCGCTCTGGTGGGGAATGGTTTCAAGAACATTCGTCTTTCGGATTACAAAGGCAAGTGGATTGTCCTCTGCTTTTACCCGGGCGATTTCACCTTTGTCTGACCCACTGAACTGTCGGCAGTTGCCGTCAAATATCCTGAACTGCAAGCCCTGGGAGTGGAAGTGCTCGCCATCAGCACCGACAGCCGTTTCTCCCACAAAATCTGGCAGGAAGAAGAATTGTCCAAAATGGTTGAGGGAGGGGTACCTTTCCCGCTCCTCTCCGATGCCGGCGGACGGGTGGGCAGTATTTACGGTGTGTATGACGAAAATGCCGGGGTGGACATCCGCGGACGCTTCATCATTGACCCCGATTTCGTTATCCGCGCCATGGAGGTGCTCACGCCCGAGGTGGGGCGCAACGTTGCCGAGTTGATTCGGCAGGTGAAAGCCTTCCAGCATGTCGTGGCAACCGGTGAGGTCACGCCTTCGGGTTGGCAGCCCGGCAAACCCACGCTCAAGCCCGGACCCGAACTGGCGGGCAAAGTCTGGAAGGTCTGGAAGCCCGATATGGCGTTCTGA
- a CDS encoding sodium-dependent transporter — protein MANESVHNQAPAKRSGFATALGALIATLGSAIGLGNIWKFPYLTGENGGAAFLVLYLLATFLVGLPVMISEILLGRAGRANVITTMRKLSPSPRQPWWLIGAAGALSAFLIMAFYTEVAGWVFAYVVRSLTSNILSTDPQVTLQTFNALVSDPFQSLLWQWVVLILVGGIITFGVAKGIEATTKRLIPLLFILLLIVDVRALTLPGAGAGLAFLFKPDFSKISTTAALIALGLAFFKLSIGMGAMITYGSYWKDDQNIPSTTLRVVLSDLAVSLLAGIAIFPVVFTYGFEPAAGTKLLFITLPAVFAQMPLGNVFIFLFFLLTSFAATGAMVSLVEVLVAFANEQFHLSRKAATWITVGLLALVGSTAALSNSTLAGFTPFGKTLFDLYDFVTSNVLLPVGGLFIAIFVGWVLKPEQVIAQLTNGGTLSNHGVVRVFLFVVRYISPLLVLVVLLDSLGVF, from the coding sequence ATGGCGAACGAAAGTGTTCACAACCAAGCTCCTGCCAAACGCAGTGGCTTTGCCACCGCGCTGGGCGCACTCATCGCTACGCTGGGCTCTGCCATCGGGTTGGGCAACATCTGGAAGTTTCCCTACCTGACCGGCGAGAACGGCGGAGCGGCTTTCCTTGTCCTGTACCTGCTGGCGACCTTCCTGGTAGGCTTACCGGTGATGATCAGCGAGATTTTGCTGGGGCGCGCCGGACGCGCCAATGTAATTACCACCATGCGCAAACTGTCTCCCTCGCCGCGTCAGCCCTGGTGGTTGATTGGCGCGGCAGGGGCGCTTTCGGCGTTCCTCATCATGGCGTTCTACACCGAGGTGGCGGGCTGGGTGTTTGCCTATGTGGTGCGCTCGCTCACCAGCAACATCCTCTCCACCGACCCACAGGTGACCCTGCAAACCTTCAATGCGCTGGTCAGCGACCCGTTTCAGTCGCTGCTCTGGCAGTGGGTGGTGCTGATTCTGGTGGGGGGCATCATCACCTTTGGGGTGGCAAAGGGCATTGAAGCCACCACCAAACGGCTCATCCCCCTGCTGTTCATCCTGCTGCTCATTGTGGACGTGCGTGCCCTCACCCTGCCGGGGGCGGGAGCAGGGCTGGCATTCCTCTTTAAACCCGATTTCAGCAAGATTTCGACCACTGCCGCTTTGATTGCCCTGGGACTGGCGTTCTTTAAACTGTCCATCGGTATGGGGGCGATGATCACCTACGGCAGTTACTGGAAGGACGATCAGAACATCCCCTCGACCACCCTGCGGGTGGTGCTTTCCGACCTGGCTGTTTCTCTGCTGGCGGGTATTGCCATCTTCCCGGTGGTTTTCACCTACGGGTTTGAGCCTGCGGCGGGGACGAAACTGCTCTTCATCACCCTGCCGGCGGTCTTTGCGCAGATGCCGCTGGGCAACGTCTTCATCTTCCTGTTCTTCCTGCTGACCAGTTTTGCCGCCACCGGCGCGATGGTCTCGCTGGTAGAGGTGCTGGTTGCCTTTGCCAATGAGCAGTTCCACCTTTCGCGCAAGGCGGCAACGTGGATCACCGTGGGACTGCTGGCGCTGGTGGGGTCAACGGCGGCACTGTCCAACAGCACACTGGCGGGCTTCACTCCCTTTGGCAAGACGCTCTTCGACCTGTACGATTTCGTCACCTCAAACGTGCTGTTGCCGGTGGGCGGGCTGTTCATCGCCATCTTTGTTGGCTGGGTGCTCAAGCCAGAACAGGTCATCGCCCAACTGACCAACGGTGGAACGCTCTCCAACCATGGAGTGGTGAGGGTGTTCCTGTTTGTGGTGCGCTATATCTCCCCGTTGCTGGTGCTGGTGGTTCTGCTGGATAGCCTGGGGGTGTTCTAG
- a CDS encoding MGDG synthase family glycosyltransferase: protein MIPPLPAEPRRIVFLFSDTGGGHRSAAEAIIEALDVLYEGRIACEMVDFFKQYAPPPMNLAPEIYPPLSRMPALWGMGYRISDGPRRTRVFYSAIWPYVRRHIQQLMAEHPAHLYVSVHQLINTPMARALAGTGIPLVTVVTDMVTTHAAWYARGATHVVVPTEEAFRRGVNAGLSPEQMTVVGMPVALRFQRLNEAREDIRRRLGWNENLPVALMVGGGEGMGPLEEMARAVDEAQLPVTLAIVTGRNQALRMRLERRRWHIPVHVYGFVTEMPAFMRAADILVSKAGPGTISEAFISGLPILLYSKMPGQEDGNVTYVVETGAGLWTPTPEELVSALRRWLEHPEELRRAAEVCRQLARPDAASEIARILARYAGIS from the coding sequence ATGATTCCACCCCTCCCCGCTGAACCGCGGCGCATCGTCTTTTTGTTCTCGGATACCGGTGGCGGTCACCGCAGTGCCGCCGAAGCCATCATCGAAGCCCTGGATGTGCTGTATGAAGGGCGCATCGCCTGCGAGATGGTGGACTTTTTCAAGCAGTACGCGCCCCCGCCGATGAATCTGGCGCCGGAAATTTACCCGCCGCTCTCGCGCATGCCGGCGCTGTGGGGCATGGGCTACCGCATCTCCGATGGACCGCGCCGTACGCGGGTGTTTTACTCCGCCATCTGGCCCTATGTGCGCCGCCACATCCAGCAGTTGATGGCGGAGCACCCCGCCCATCTGTATGTCTCGGTGCATCAGTTGATCAATACCCCCATGGCGCGCGCGCTGGCAGGCACGGGCATCCCGCTGGTGACGGTGGTGACCGATATGGTGACCACCCACGCCGCCTGGTACGCGCGCGGGGCAACGCACGTGGTGGTGCCGACCGAAGAAGCCTTCCGCCGCGGGGTAAACGCCGGGCTGTCGCCGGAGCAGATGACCGTGGTGGGCATGCCGGTTGCTCTGCGTTTTCAGCGTCTGAACGAAGCCCGCGAAGACATCCGCCGGCGGTTGGGTTGGAACGAGAATCTGCCGGTGGCGCTGATGGTGGGCGGCGGCGAGGGCATGGGACCGCTGGAAGAGATGGCGCGGGCGGTGGATGAAGCTCAACTGCCGGTGACGTTAGCCATCGTCACCGGGCGCAATCAAGCCCTGCGCATGCGCCTGGAACGCCGCCGCTGGCACATCCCCGTGCATGTGTACGGCTTCGTCACCGAAATGCCCGCCTTCATGCGCGCCGCCGATATTCTGGTCAGCAAAGCCGGTCCGGGGACCATCAGCGAAGCCTTCATCTCCGGTTTGCCCATTCTGCTCTACAGCAAAATGCCCGGACAGGAAGACGGCAACGTGACCTACGTGGTGGAGACCGGCGCCGGTTTGTGGACGCCCACCCCTGAAGAACTGGTGTCTGCCCTGCGCCGCTGGCTGGAGCATCCCGAGGAACTGCGCCGCGCGGCTGAGGTGTGCCGTCAACTTGCCCGCCCGGACGCCGCCAGCGAGATTGCCCGCATTCTGGCGCGCTACGCAGGGATTTCGTAA
- a CDS encoding prephenate dehydrogenase, giving the protein MSVQITLIGLNQIGASFGLALANAAEQIHRVGHDKDPDMARMAQKMGAVDKLVFTLPAAVENADVVILSLPADELRFTLEAIAPYLKPGCTVVDTSPIPATSTVWAQKVLPREDRYFVTLTPTVSAKYLLESDRGTASAQADLFKDTMMMITAPAGTDSSALTLAESLAEMLGAKPIFSDAVEVSGLLASSHLLPELLSAALVNATAGQPGWSDIRKIAGQMYARMTEPAFFFEEKGKLGQNQIVSHEVLVAVLDHFIRELVEMRDAIARQDGEALHARFEQARQARQSWWSQRLKNQYPEASEQKSPGMPRFGESIGRLLGIRPKRD; this is encoded by the coding sequence ATGAGCGTACAGATTACCCTGATCGGGCTGAATCAAATTGGCGCATCCTTTGGGCTGGCTCTGGCAAACGCCGCCGAGCAAATTCACCGCGTGGGACACGACAAAGACCCCGACATGGCGCGCATGGCGCAGAAGATGGGCGCGGTGGATAAACTGGTCTTCACCCTGCCCGCCGCGGTGGAGAACGCCGATGTGGTCATCCTCTCCCTGCCCGCCGATGAACTGCGCTTCACTCTGGAAGCCATTGCCCCGTACCTCAAGCCCGGCTGTACGGTGGTGGATACCTCACCCATCCCGGCAACCTCGACAGTCTGGGCGCAGAAGGTCTTGCCGCGCGAAGACCGCTACTTTGTCACCCTCACCCCAACCGTCTCAGCAAAATACCTGCTGGAGAGCGACCGCGGCACGGCTTCGGCGCAGGCAGACCTGTTCAAAGACACCATGATGATGATTACCGCCCCGGCAGGCACGGATTCCTCGGCGCTGACGCTGGCGGAAAGCCTGGCGGAGATGCTGGGCGCCAAGCCCATCTTCTCCGATGCGGTAGAGGTGAGCGGCTTGCTGGCATCCAGCCACTTACTGCCGGAACTGCTCTCGGCGGCGCTGGTCAACGCCACCGCCGGACAGCCCGGCTGGTCGGATATCCGCAAGATTGCCGGGCAGATGTACGCCCGCATGACCGAACCCGCTTTCTTCTTCGAAGAGAAGGGCAAACTGGGACAGAATCAGATTGTCAGCCACGAGGTGCTGGTGGCAGTGCTGGATCACTTCATCCGCGAACTGGTCGAGATGCGCGACGCCATTGCCCGCCAGGACGGCGAAGCCCTGCACGCCCGCTTTGAGCAAGCCCGCCAGGCACGCCAGTCCTGGTGGAGTCAGCGCCTTAAGAATCAGTATCCCGAAGCCAGCGAGCAAAAATCGCCCGGCATGCCGCGCTTTGGCGAATCCATTGGACGCCTGCTGGGCATCCGTCCCAAACGCGATTAA
- a CDS encoding DUF951 domain-containing protein: protein MKRMLPDIQLNDIVTLRKPHPCGGYEWKVVRLGADIGLECLTCGRVILLSRRELSRRMKKIRSGESHDSTPPR, encoded by the coding sequence ATGAAGCGCATGTTACCGGACATTCAATTGAACGATATCGTCACCCTGCGCAAGCCGCATCCCTGCGGGGGGTATGAGTGGAAGGTGGTACGCCTCGGCGCCGATATCGGTCTGGAGTGTCTGACCTGCGGGCGGGTCATCCTGCTTTCACGTCGTGAACTTTCCCGCCGGATGAAGAAAATCCGCTCTGGAGAATCCCATGATTCCACCCCTCCCCGCTGA